In Prescottella soli, a genomic segment contains:
- a CDS encoding HAD family hydrolase, translating to MTAASPVVAHIGDAACSGFLFDMDGVVTDTARVHERAWTRLFDGFLAERGKGEAPFTSDDYLQYVDGRPRVDGVASFLASRSIEIPHGDLSDPPTAHTVCGLAARKDAMFLHELDERGVEAFPGTVTLIRRLRAERISVALVTASRNAVRVLDAAGLTELFDARVDGIDVDRLSLAGKPEPDTYLEGARRLGLPASACVVLEDAIAGVEAGRRGAFGVVVGVDRAHHADALRDAGADVVVSDLSDLEVRFGTA from the coding sequence GTGACCGCCGCGAGCCCCGTCGTCGCCCACATCGGTGACGCCGCCTGCTCCGGCTTCCTGTTCGACATGGACGGTGTCGTCACCGACACCGCGCGCGTTCACGAGCGCGCGTGGACGCGGCTGTTCGACGGGTTCCTCGCCGAGCGCGGCAAGGGTGAGGCACCGTTCACGTCCGACGACTACCTGCAGTACGTCGACGGCCGTCCGCGCGTCGACGGGGTGGCGTCGTTCCTGGCGTCCCGCTCGATCGAGATTCCGCACGGCGATCTGTCGGATCCGCCGACGGCGCACACCGTGTGCGGGCTCGCGGCCCGCAAGGACGCGATGTTCCTGCACGAACTCGACGAGCGCGGCGTCGAGGCGTTCCCGGGCACCGTGACGCTGATCCGGCGGTTGCGGGCCGAGCGCATCTCCGTCGCGCTGGTGACCGCGAGTCGCAACGCGGTGCGGGTGCTCGACGCGGCCGGGCTCACCGAACTGTTCGACGCCCGGGTGGACGGCATCGACGTCGACCGCTTGTCGCTCGCCGGCAAGCCCGAGCCGGACACATACCTCGAGGGCGCCCGGCGGCTGGGTCTGCCGGCGTCGGCGTGCGTCGTGCTCGAGGACGCGATCGCGGGCGTCGAGGCCGGTCGTCGCGGGGCGTTCGGGGTGGTCGTCGGTGTCGACCGGGCCCATCACGCGGACGCGCTTCGGGACGCGGGGGCCGACGTCGTGGTGTCGGACCTGAGTGACCTCGAGGTGCGATTCGGGACGGCATAG
- a CDS encoding TIGR02569 family protein: MSSAQPPQHVCSTFGLREIEPVALGSDWEGGWRLGDVVLSPVADHARAAWSAKVRETLAVDAVRLARPVRATDGRYVVSGWRADTFLVGTPEPRHDEVVSLSLRLHAATAQLERPRFLAQPPVAPWADVDIFVAADRAAWETVPLRTARAAGALEHLAEDGSRSVELIGQLATLRKPVRSPDQLVHGDLFGTVLFAGSTAPGVTDITPYWRPAAWAAGVVVVDALSWGGADEGLIGRWEDLPEWPQMLLRALLFRLAVHALHPRSTPEALPGLVRTAELVRLIL; encoded by the coding sequence GTGAGCTCTGCACAACCGCCCCAACACGTGTGTTCGACCTTCGGCCTCCGCGAGATCGAACCGGTGGCGCTGGGGTCGGACTGGGAGGGTGGCTGGCGACTCGGCGACGTCGTGCTGTCCCCGGTCGCGGATCATGCCCGCGCCGCCTGGTCCGCGAAGGTGCGCGAGACACTCGCCGTGGACGCGGTCCGCCTGGCCCGCCCGGTGCGTGCCACCGACGGCCGTTACGTCGTCTCGGGCTGGCGGGCCGACACGTTCCTCGTCGGCACCCCCGAACCGCGGCACGACGAGGTGGTGTCGTTGTCGCTTCGCCTGCACGCAGCGACCGCGCAGCTCGAGCGCCCCCGGTTCCTGGCGCAGCCGCCGGTCGCGCCGTGGGCCGACGTCGACATCTTCGTCGCCGCCGACCGGGCGGCGTGGGAGACGGTTCCGCTGCGGACGGCGCGAGCGGCCGGCGCCCTCGAGCACCTGGCCGAGGACGGTTCGCGGAGCGTCGAACTCATCGGCCAGCTCGCGACGCTGCGCAAGCCCGTGCGCTCACCCGATCAGCTGGTCCACGGCGACCTGTTCGGCACGGTCCTGTTCGCGGGCAGCACCGCACCCGGTGTCACCGACATCACGCCGTACTGGCGGCCCGCGGCCTGGGCGGCTGGTGTGGTCGTCGTCGACGCGCTGTCGTGGGGCGGCGCGGACGAAGGTCTGATCGGACGCTGGGAGGATCTGCCGGAGTGGCCGCAGATGCTGCTGCGCGCCCTGCTGTTCCGGCTCGCGGTGCACGCCCTGCACCCGCGGTCCACGCCCGAGGCACTGCCCGGACTGGTCCGGACCGCCGAGCTGGTGCGGTTGATTCTCTAG
- a CDS encoding CynX/NimT family MFS transporter, whose product MTATASATVTTRGPQPLLKGRLLVFAAIAMSALTLRLAVTSFSPLASQISDDLGFSSTVVGVFGMVPTAMFAVFGLLTPVIARRLGLEWTALLAMLMAGVGMLTRAMVGDTWSLLALSALALGGMGIGNVVIPPLVKRYFSDRLALMSSIYITGVQIGTILPATVAVPLADALGWRFSLGVWSLLGFAAAAPWLMVLARGRKSGAAPDAAAATETHAPGRPWRSPVGWGMAGMFGMTSLITYSMFTWIPKILTEAGASESFGGSMVALFSFMGLIAAFAAPSVCARMRNPFPIVVGCAVAYAIGFTGLLLAPMSAPILWVVVIGLGPSTFPMSLTLINLRTRTHAGSAALSGFTQGVGYTVACIGPLLFGVLHESTGGWGAPFALLAVAVVVVLISAWAACKPRMLEDSWGAKTV is encoded by the coding sequence ATGACCGCGACCGCGTCCGCGACAGTGACCACCCGGGGCCCGCAGCCCCTGCTGAAGGGGCGGCTCCTGGTATTCGCGGCCATCGCGATGTCGGCCCTGACGCTGCGGCTCGCGGTCACCTCGTTCTCCCCGCTGGCCTCGCAGATCAGCGACGACCTCGGGTTCTCGTCCACCGTCGTCGGTGTGTTCGGCATGGTGCCCACCGCGATGTTCGCGGTGTTCGGGCTCCTCACGCCCGTCATTGCGCGGCGTCTCGGGCTCGAGTGGACCGCGCTGCTCGCGATGCTCATGGCCGGCGTCGGCATGCTCACCCGCGCGATGGTCGGCGACACGTGGTCGCTGCTGGCGCTGTCGGCGCTCGCGCTCGGCGGCATGGGCATCGGCAACGTCGTCATCCCGCCGCTGGTCAAGCGCTACTTCAGTGACCGGCTGGCCCTGATGAGTTCGATCTACATCACGGGCGTGCAGATCGGCACGATCCTGCCGGCGACGGTCGCGGTGCCGCTCGCGGACGCCCTCGGCTGGCGGTTCTCGCTGGGCGTCTGGTCGTTGCTGGGGTTCGCGGCCGCCGCGCCCTGGCTCATGGTGCTGGCCCGCGGCCGCAAGTCCGGCGCCGCCCCCGACGCGGCGGCGGCCACCGAGACGCATGCGCCCGGGCGGCCGTGGCGTTCGCCGGTCGGCTGGGGCATGGCCGGCATGTTCGGCATGACGTCGCTCATCACGTACTCGATGTTCACGTGGATCCCGAAGATCCTCACCGAGGCCGGGGCGAGCGAGTCGTTCGGCGGCAGCATGGTGGCGCTGTTCTCGTTCATGGGTCTCATCGCGGCGTTCGCCGCGCCGAGCGTGTGCGCACGGATGCGCAATCCGTTCCCGATCGTCGTCGGCTGCGCCGTGGCCTACGCGATCGGCTTCACCGGTCTGCTGCTCGCGCCGATGTCCGCGCCGATCCTGTGGGTCGTCGTGATCGGTCTGGGGCCGAGCACCTTCCCGATGTCGTTGACCCTGATCAACCTCCGCACCCGCACGCACGCCGGGTCGGCGGCACTGTCGGGCTTCACGCAGGGCGTCGGCTACACCGTCGCGTGCATCGGCCCGCTGCTGTTCGGTGTGTTGCACGAGTCGACCGGCGGGTGGGGTGCCCCGTTCGCGCTGCTCGCCGTGGCGGTCGTCGTCGTCCTGATCTCCGCATGGGCGGCCTGCAAGCCGCGCATGCTCGAGGACAGCTGGGGCGCGAAGACCGTCTGA
- a CDS encoding acyl-CoA dehydrogenase family protein — protein sequence MALTPSQLALQTELRGYFSQLMTKAERATTLTDRHGPVYRDVVRRMGGAGWLGVGWPTEYGGRGFGAIEQHIFVNEAHRADVQLPSVTLQTVGPTLQDFGTEEQKQFFLPKILSGEVHFAIGYSEPDNGTDLASLRTTAVRDGDHYVVNGQKTFTTGGHAADYIWLAVRTDPAAPKHKGISILIVDTRDPGFSWTPIITADGAHHVDATYYSDVRVPVNMLVGEENSGWQLIVTQLNHERVMLGPAGRIGGVHDQVHAWAKLHDLLDAPDVRAALIDARATERINELLNWQVAAAESNGPVGAADASATKVFGSERIQGLYDRMEEVVARHGDMADPATAALASWLNVQAKRNLVLTFGGGVNEIQRELIAVNGLGLPRVPR from the coding sequence ATCGCGCTGACGCCTTCGCAACTCGCCCTGCAGACCGAACTGCGCGGGTACTTCTCGCAGCTGATGACCAAGGCAGAGCGCGCGACCACACTGACTGATCGACACGGCCCGGTCTACCGTGATGTCGTGCGCCGCATGGGCGGAGCCGGCTGGCTCGGGGTCGGGTGGCCCACGGAATACGGCGGCCGAGGCTTCGGCGCGATCGAACAGCACATCTTCGTGAACGAGGCACACCGCGCCGACGTCCAGCTGCCGTCGGTCACCCTCCAGACAGTTGGGCCGACACTGCAGGACTTCGGCACGGAGGAACAGAAACAGTTCTTCCTGCCCAAGATCCTGTCCGGCGAAGTGCATTTCGCCATCGGGTATTCCGAGCCCGACAACGGCACCGATCTCGCATCTCTACGTACCACCGCGGTTCGCGATGGCGATCACTACGTTGTCAACGGCCAGAAGACATTCACCACGGGTGGACATGCCGCCGACTACATCTGGCTTGCGGTGCGCACCGATCCGGCCGCACCGAAGCACAAAGGCATCTCGATTCTCATCGTCGATACCCGCGATCCCGGGTTCAGCTGGACCCCGATCATCACCGCCGACGGTGCGCACCACGTGGACGCCACCTACTACTCGGATGTCCGGGTACCCGTGAACATGCTCGTGGGTGAGGAGAATAGTGGCTGGCAGCTGATCGTCACCCAGCTCAACCACGAGCGGGTCATGCTGGGCCCGGCCGGCCGCATCGGCGGCGTGCACGACCAGGTCCACGCCTGGGCGAAGCTCCATGACCTCCTCGACGCCCCTGACGTCCGCGCCGCCCTGATCGACGCTCGCGCGACCGAACGAATCAACGAACTACTCAACTGGCAGGTTGCGGCGGCCGAATCGAACGGACCGGTCGGCGCTGCTGACGCATCGGCTACGAAAGTCTTCGGCTCCGAGCGCATTCAGGGCCTCTACGATCGGATGGAGGAGGTCGTGGCCCGCCACGGCGACATGGCAGATCCCGCGACCGCGGCGCTGGCGAGCTGGCTGAACGTCCAGGCGAAACGCAATCTGGTCCTCACTTTCGGCGGCGGCGTCAACGAGATCCAACGCGAACTGATCGCCGTCAACGGTCTCGGACTGCCCCGCGTGCCCCGCTGA
- a CDS encoding acyl-CoA dehydrogenase family protein: MHIDFSDEQQQLRKQLRSYFTDLMTPETREALIGPGGEYGDPDAYKEIVRTLGRDGWLTLGWPEEYGGQNRSTVDQLIFNDEAAAAGVPFPFLTVDTVGPTIMRFGTSEQKAFFLPRIAKGELHFSIGYSEPDAGTDLASLRTRAVREDDEFVINGEKAWTSLIEYADYIWLAARTDPAAPRHRGLSVLIVPTTAPGFSWSRIHTMAGPGTSATLYNDVRVPVANVVGKLNAGWPLITNQLNHERVALTSAAPLQESLRQVWSWAETTTRADGTRVVDSEWARMHLARVHAHVEYLKLRNWRIAWAADSGELHPADASASKVFGTELATEAYRLLMEVLGASSVVRQDSAGALLRGRIERLHRSSLILTFGGGTNEVQRDIIAKTALGLPVTR, translated from the coding sequence ATGCACATCGACTTCAGCGACGAGCAACAACAACTGCGCAAGCAGTTGCGCTCCTACTTCACCGATCTGATGACGCCTGAAACGCGCGAGGCGCTGATAGGGCCCGGTGGCGAATACGGCGATCCCGACGCCTACAAGGAGATAGTTCGCACCCTCGGCCGCGACGGCTGGTTGACCCTGGGCTGGCCCGAGGAATACGGCGGCCAGAACCGATCGACTGTGGACCAGTTGATCTTCAACGACGAAGCCGCCGCTGCGGGCGTGCCCTTCCCATTCCTCACCGTTGACACGGTCGGCCCGACCATCATGCGATTCGGCACCTCCGAGCAGAAGGCATTCTTCCTGCCCCGAATCGCCAAGGGCGAGTTGCACTTTTCCATCGGCTACTCCGAGCCCGACGCGGGGACCGATCTAGCGTCGCTCCGCACTCGAGCGGTGCGCGAGGACGATGAGTTCGTCATCAACGGCGAGAAGGCATGGACCAGCCTCATCGAATACGCCGACTACATCTGGCTGGCAGCCCGCACCGATCCCGCGGCGCCCAGGCACCGTGGCCTGTCCGTTCTCATCGTGCCCACCACGGCACCGGGATTCTCCTGGAGCAGGATTCACACCATGGCCGGTCCGGGCACCAGCGCCACGCTCTACAACGATGTGCGGGTGCCAGTCGCGAATGTGGTCGGCAAACTGAACGCGGGGTGGCCACTGATCACCAACCAGCTCAATCACGAACGAGTCGCGCTGACTTCCGCCGCCCCACTCCAGGAATCGCTACGCCAGGTCTGGAGCTGGGCCGAGACCACCACCCGTGCCGACGGCACTCGCGTTGTCGATTCCGAGTGGGCGCGAATGCACCTTGCTCGCGTGCACGCCCACGTCGAGTACCTGAAACTGCGCAACTGGCGCATTGCCTGGGCTGCGGATTCCGGTGAACTCCACCCCGCGGATGCTTCGGCGAGCAAGGTGTTCGGCACCGAATTGGCCACGGAGGCGTACCGGCTGCTCATGGAAGTGCTGGGTGCGTCATCGGTGGTCCGGCAAGACTCCGCCGGCGCACTGCTGCGCGGCCGAATCGAACGCCTGCACCGATCGTCGCTCATCTTGACCTTCGGTGGTGGCACCAACGAGGTCCAGCGCGACATCATCGCCAAGACCGCGCTCGGCCTGCCCGTCACCCGCTGA
- the moeZ gene encoding adenylyltransferase/sulfurtransferase MoeZ, whose translation MPPKSPLPPLVEPTAELSRDEVARYSRHLIIPDVGTTGQRRLKNARVLVIGAGGLGSPTLMYLAAAGVGTIGIVDFDVVDESNLQRQVIHGTADVGRSKAQSARESIREINPHVEVRLHEFRLDASNAVELFEQYDLILDGADNFATRYLVNDAAALAHRPYVWGSIYRFQGQVSLFWEDAPDGRGITLRDLYPEAPPPGTVPSCAEGGVLGVLCASVGSIMATEAIKLITGIGDSLLGRLMIYDALAMNYRTVTLSRDPDRLPITELVDYDAFCGVEPVADTDRDSTITPLELRELIDAGADIAIVDVREPVEWDIVHLPGATLIPKGRILSGEALAELPQDKRIVLHCKTGIRSAEALAAVRRAGFADAVHLQGGVIAWAHQIDPSLPVY comes from the coding sequence GTGCCCCCGAAGAGTCCGCTTCCGCCGTTGGTGGAGCCGACAGCTGAACTGAGTCGTGACGAGGTGGCGCGCTACAGCCGCCACCTGATCATCCCCGACGTGGGGACGACCGGTCAGCGGCGGTTGAAGAACGCCCGCGTCCTGGTGATCGGTGCCGGCGGCCTGGGCTCGCCGACGCTGATGTACCTGGCCGCCGCCGGGGTCGGCACGATCGGCATCGTCGACTTCGACGTGGTCGACGAGTCGAACCTGCAGCGGCAGGTGATCCACGGCACGGCCGACGTCGGGCGGTCCAAGGCGCAGAGCGCGCGCGAGTCCATCCGGGAGATCAACCCGCACGTCGAGGTGCGGCTGCACGAGTTCCGGCTCGACGCGTCGAATGCCGTCGAGCTGTTCGAGCAGTACGACCTGATCCTGGACGGCGCCGACAACTTCGCCACCCGCTACCTGGTGAACGACGCCGCCGCGCTGGCGCACCGGCCGTACGTGTGGGGGTCGATCTACCGGTTCCAGGGGCAGGTGTCGCTGTTCTGGGAGGACGCCCCCGACGGTCGAGGCATCACGCTGCGCGACCTGTACCCGGAGGCGCCGCCGCCCGGGACCGTGCCGTCGTGCGCGGAGGGCGGCGTCCTCGGTGTGCTGTGCGCGTCGGTCGGCTCGATCATGGCGACCGAGGCGATCAAGCTGATCACCGGCATCGGGGACTCGCTGCTGGGTCGGCTGATGATCTACGACGCCCTCGCCATGAACTACCGGACGGTGACGCTCAGCCGCGACCCCGACCGGCTGCCGATCACCGAACTGGTCGACTACGACGCCTTCTGCGGCGTGGAACCGGTCGCCGACACGGATCGCGACTCGACGATCACACCGCTCGAGCTGCGGGAGCTGATCGACGCGGGCGCCGACATCGCGATCGTCGACGTCCGCGAGCCGGTGGAGTGGGACATCGTGCACCTGCCCGGCGCCACGCTGATCCCGAAGGGGCGGATCCTGTCGGGGGAGGCGCTGGCCGAGCTGCCCCAGGACAAGCGCATCGTGCTGCACTGCAAGACGGGCATCCGCTCGGCGGAGGCGCTGGCCGCCGTCCGCAGGGCCGGGTTCGCCGACGCGGTGCACCTGCAGGGCGGCGTCATCGCGTGGGCGCACCAGATCGATCCGTCGCTTCCGGTCTACTGA
- a CDS encoding FadR/GntR family transcriptional regulator: MQPVRRSTLIAQVTEQLRDEIRSGRWPVGSRIPTEPELAELTGTGRNTVREAVQALVHSGLLERRQGSGTFVLADSEVSGTLGKYFAGAHERDVLELRQSLDVTAAGLAAQRRDADDIRELTALLEARFTAWETADLRDAIAADIALHRGIVAASHNQVYLEFYDSLLPAIEATVFKHASATGAGFHDEHRALVQAIIDGDSDRALGAARCFFNELLAGYHSTEGRSGTMD; this comes from the coding sequence GTGCAACCCGTCCGCCGCAGCACCCTGATCGCCCAGGTCACCGAGCAACTCCGCGACGAGATCCGATCCGGTCGGTGGCCGGTGGGTTCCCGGATCCCCACCGAGCCCGAACTCGCCGAGCTCACCGGGACCGGGCGCAACACCGTCCGCGAGGCGGTGCAGGCGCTGGTCCACTCGGGGCTGCTCGAACGGCGCCAGGGGTCCGGGACGTTCGTGCTCGCGGACTCCGAGGTGAGCGGCACCCTCGGCAAGTACTTCGCCGGCGCGCACGAACGCGACGTCCTCGAGTTGCGACAGTCGCTCGACGTCACCGCGGCGGGACTGGCCGCGCAGCGACGTGACGCCGACGACATCCGCGAGCTGACCGCCTTGCTGGAGGCGCGATTCACGGCGTGGGAAACCGCGGACCTGCGCGACGCGATCGCCGCCGACATCGCCCTGCACCGCGGCATCGTCGCCGCCAGCCACAACCAGGTGTACCTGGAGTTCTACGACTCCCTGCTCCCCGCGATCGAGGCGACCGTCTTCAAGCACGCCTCCGCGACCGGCGCCGGATTCCACGACGAGCACCGCGCGCTCGTGCAGGCCATCATCGACGGCGACAGCGACCGCGCCCTCGGCGCGGCGCGGTGCTTCTTCAACGAGCTACTCGCCGGCTACCACTCCACCGAGGGCCGCTCCGGAACCATGGATTGA
- a CDS encoding acyl-CoA dehydrogenase family protein, whose protein sequence is MDFTQTEAQRDLAGLARAVLTDWTAKNEPDATGFDRKLWSDLARSGLLDAALPAAVGGGFGVLEQCSVLIEIGRTVAPAPYLTSVAVAATTIAQFGDEEQRTRWAAPVAAGTITIAVALSTEDDRFTAERTDAGWHVSGSHSAVPAGAFADAFLVEAGTVDGPLLLMLDRATQGLRITPQHVVDGFDAALLELDTVVGNPVALGAPGDGSAGWARRRATIAACAYQLGIVERGLELTSEYAVTRRQFDKPIGEFQAVRQRLADAYLDVEAVRLSLWQAAWRESEGLPADAEVATAKFWASEAGHRVAHTMVHVHASIGIFLEYQVHRYFTAAKRTEFLFGAATEQLRTLADALAADSTRRL, encoded by the coding sequence ATGGACTTCACCCAGACCGAGGCCCAGCGCGATCTCGCTGGACTGGCCCGCGCCGTGCTCACCGACTGGACCGCCAAGAATGAACCGGATGCAACAGGTTTCGACCGCAAGCTCTGGTCGGACCTCGCCCGCTCCGGGCTACTCGATGCCGCATTGCCTGCCGCGGTCGGCGGCGGCTTCGGCGTGCTCGAACAGTGCAGCGTGCTGATCGAGATCGGTCGCACCGTCGCGCCCGCACCGTACCTGACCAGCGTGGCGGTCGCCGCCACCACGATCGCGCAGTTCGGCGACGAGGAGCAGCGGACGCGGTGGGCTGCTCCGGTCGCGGCGGGCACCATCACCATCGCGGTGGCACTTTCCACGGAGGACGACCGATTCACCGCCGAGCGCACCGACGCAGGTTGGCATGTCAGTGGCTCGCACAGCGCCGTTCCCGCGGGCGCCTTCGCGGATGCGTTCCTGGTCGAGGCTGGCACCGTCGACGGGCCGCTGCTGCTGATGCTCGATCGCGCTACCCAGGGGCTGCGCATCACCCCGCAGCATGTCGTCGACGGCTTCGACGCCGCCCTGCTGGAACTGGACACGGTGGTCGGGAACCCTGTTGCTCTCGGCGCACCCGGCGACGGCTCAGCCGGGTGGGCACGTCGCCGCGCCACCATCGCTGCTTGCGCCTACCAACTCGGCATCGTGGAGCGTGGTCTGGAACTCACCAGCGAATACGCGGTCACCCGAAGACAATTCGACAAGCCGATCGGCGAGTTCCAGGCGGTCAGGCAACGTCTGGCCGATGCCTACCTCGACGTCGAGGCGGTACGGCTGAGCCTATGGCAGGCGGCCTGGCGCGAGTCCGAGGGTCTTCCGGCGGATGCCGAGGTCGCCACCGCGAAGTTCTGGGCCTCCGAGGCCGGCCACCGGGTGGCGCACACCATGGTCCATGTGCACGCCAGCATAGGCATTTTCCTGGAGTACCAGGTGCATCGCTATTTCACGGCCGCCAAGCGCACCGAGTTTCTCTTCGGCGCGGCCACCGAACAACTGCGGACGCTCGCTGACGCTCTCGCCGCGGACTCCACCCGGCGGCTGTAG
- a CDS encoding nitrate/nitrite transporter, translated as MRGHHIEHWDAEDVDAWEAGGKAIARRNLVWSVIAEHVGFSIWSIWSVMVLFMPTDVFGIDAAGKFFLVAVPTLVGSVLRIPYTVATARFGGRNWTVFSALVLLVPTLLTLWFVMHPGTSYTTFLLVAATAGVGGGNFASSMTNINAFYPQRLKGWALGLNAGGGNIGVPVIQLVGLLVIATVGNTAPYLVCAVYLVLIAVAAVGASLFMDNLGNQKADLRSMLEALRVRESWIVSFLYVGTFGSFIGFSFAFGQVLQINFLAGGDTPAQAALHAAQIAFLGPLLGSIARPLGGRLADRIGGGRITLYTFAAMVSAAAVLVTAGTVDDGTPGAASGATMTALVIGFVALFVLSGLGNGSVYKMIPSIFEARSRTLDGLDKAGRAAWSRNMSGALIGFAGAIGGLGGVGINLVLRASYSSPAKSATMAFWVFLGFYMVCAIVTWFVFVRRTSAAKGTAAQAIAVAS; from the coding sequence GTGCGCGGGCACCACATCGAGCACTGGGACGCCGAGGACGTCGACGCCTGGGAGGCGGGCGGCAAGGCGATCGCCCGCCGGAATCTCGTGTGGTCGGTGATCGCCGAACACGTCGGCTTCTCGATCTGGTCGATCTGGTCGGTGATGGTGCTGTTCATGCCGACCGACGTGTTCGGCATCGACGCGGCCGGCAAGTTCTTCCTCGTCGCGGTCCCGACCCTCGTCGGGTCGGTCCTGCGCATCCCGTACACGGTCGCGACGGCCCGGTTCGGTGGTCGTAACTGGACGGTCTTCAGCGCGCTCGTGCTGCTGGTCCCGACGCTGCTGACGCTGTGGTTCGTGATGCACCCGGGCACGTCGTACACGACGTTCCTGCTGGTCGCGGCCACGGCGGGCGTCGGCGGGGGCAACTTCGCGTCGTCGATGACGAACATCAACGCCTTCTACCCACAGCGGCTCAAGGGCTGGGCGCTGGGACTGAACGCGGGTGGCGGCAACATCGGTGTGCCCGTCATCCAGTTGGTCGGCCTGCTCGTCATCGCCACCGTCGGCAACACCGCCCCGTACCTGGTGTGCGCCGTCTACCTCGTGCTCATCGCGGTCGCGGCCGTCGGCGCCTCGCTGTTCATGGACAACCTCGGCAACCAGAAGGCCGACCTGCGCTCGATGCTCGAGGCGCTGCGGGTGCGGGAGTCGTGGATCGTCAGCTTCCTCTACGTCGGCACGTTCGGCTCGTTCATCGGCTTCAGCTTCGCGTTCGGGCAGGTCCTGCAGATCAACTTCCTGGCCGGCGGCGACACCCCGGCGCAGGCCGCGCTGCACGCCGCGCAGATCGCGTTCCTCGGACCGCTGCTCGGGTCGATCGCGCGTCCGCTCGGCGGACGACTGGCCGACCGGATCGGCGGCGGCCGGATCACCCTCTACACGTTCGCGGCGATGGTGTCGGCCGCCGCGGTCCTCGTCACCGCCGGCACCGTCGACGACGGCACCCCCGGCGCCGCGTCCGGTGCCACCATGACGGCGCTGGTGATCGGATTCGTCGCGCTGTTCGTGCTCTCCGGTCTTGGCAACGGCTCGGTGTACAAGATGATCCCGTCGATCTTCGAGGCCCGGTCCCGCACGCTCGATGGGTTGGACAAGGCGGGGCGGGCCGCGTGGTCGCGCAACATGTCCGGTGCGCTCATCGGGTTCGCGGGTGCGATCGGCGGCCTCGGCGGCGTGGGCATCAACCTGGTGTTGCGGGCGTCGTACAGCAGCCCGGCCAAGTCGGCGACGATGGCCTTCTGGGTGTTCCTCGGGTTCTACATGGTGTGCGCGATCGTCACCTGGTTCGTGTTCGTGCGCCGCACCTCCGCCGCGAAGGGGACTGCGGCACAGGCGATCGCGGTGGCATCGTGA